In Acidimicrobiia bacterium, one genomic interval encodes:
- a CDS encoding thioredoxin domain-containing protein has translation MNLEINNLDKSTSPYLRQHKDNPIAWQEYSEEVIEYAKSTKRPLFISVGYATCHWCHVMANDTFSNVEVAKFMNKKFVCIKVDREQRPDIDSFCMNFIQSSYGQGGWPLNVVMTPDLKPFFAATYLASEPKYNMGGFIDVMTQVFDFYVENVDDLENFNPRIFDNQQIESPNWDDYENQFDLSNGGFMSQTKFPPHCSLLFLLSSDEAMARPKISAWAKNVLDIMQDSGLADHVGGGFFRYCVDKNWEIPHFEKMLYDQAMMLISYSLGYKVFKDQSYKQTISEILFSLEDTFRIGDLYASGHDADTKHIEGQTYAWNEEELKNILGSQYDDFKEHYELIDFEEDFHIKRKSDSILAKTLYDVRKKRAQPSVDTKILTSWNSLLGIAFNYVERFTGIHTRVTELYNSIIIQKDTRSTHEGIKQKEVFLEDVASILLLQTYMFERGSVTKEELDQQKNLVMTFNIEGRWIENPNTDFTQVEAGEFDHPIPSSLSIVQWALMRYNIIKGNEETELKYKTSINFDAHNFIADFAINHWHYKTNELPIDSPLLSIFEYSDENIVCHDHSCTSL, from the coding sequence ATGAACTTAGAAATAAATAATTTAGATAAAAGCACTTCACCGTATTTGAGACAGCATAAAGATAATCCTATAGCTTGGCAAGAATATTCTGAAGAAGTTATTGAGTATGCAAAGTCAACTAAGCGTCCATTGTTTATTTCAGTAGGTTATGCAACCTGTCATTGGTGTCATGTTATGGCGAATGACACTTTTTCAAATGTTGAAGTCGCAAAATTTATGAATAAAAAGTTTGTTTGTATAAAAGTCGATAGGGAACAGCGACCAGATATTGATTCATTTTGTATGAATTTTATTCAAAGTAGTTATGGACAAGGTGGATGGCCATTAAATGTTGTCATGACGCCAGACTTAAAACCATTTTTTGCTGCTACATATTTGGCATCAGAACCAAAATATAATATGGGTGGTTTTATAGATGTGATGACCCAAGTATTTGATTTCTATGTCGAAAATGTTGATGATCTAGAAAACTTCAATCCACGAATTTTCGATAATCAACAGATTGAATCACCGAATTGGGATGATTACGAAAACCAATTTGATCTTTCTAATGGTGGTTTTATGTCGCAAACTAAATTTCCGCCTCATTGCTCGTTACTTTTTCTTCTCAGTTCAGATGAAGCGATGGCACGTCCAAAGATATCAGCCTGGGCAAAAAATGTTCTAGACATTATGCAAGATTCTGGTTTGGCAGATCATGTAGGTGGTGGTTTTTTTCGTTATTGTGTTGATAAGAATTGGGAGATACCTCACTTCGAAAAAATGTTGTATGACCAAGCAATGATGCTTATTTCATATTCTTTGGGTTATAAAGTTTTTAAAGACCAATCTTATAAACAGACAATATCTGAAATACTTTTCTCTCTGGAGGATACTTTTAGAATTGGTGATTTATATGCAAGTGGCCATGATGCAGACACAAAGCATATTGAAGGCCAGACATATGCATGGAATGAAGAGGAACTTAAAAATATACTCGGGAGTCAATATGACGATTTCAAAGAACACTATGAGCTAATAGATTTTGAAGAAGATTTTCATATAAAAAGAAAATCCGATTCAATCTTGGCTAAAACCTTATATGATGTGCGAAAAAAACGTGCTCAACCAAGTGTTGATACGAAGATACTTACAAGTTGGAATTCTCTACTTGGAATTGCTTTTAATTATGTTGAACGCTTCACAGGAATACACACTCGGGTTACTGAGCTATATAATTCAATTATTATTCAAAAAGATACACGATCTACACATGAAGGTATCAAACAAAAAGAAGTATTTCTAGAAGATGTTGCGAGCATTTTGTTACTCCAAACATACATGTTTGAACGAGGATCAGTTACTAAAGAGGAACTAGATCAACAAAAAAATCTTGTTATGACATTTAACATTGAAGGACGCTGGATAGAAAATCCAAATACAGATTTCACTCAAGTGGAAGCTGGAGAGTTTGACCATCCAATACCATCTTCATTATCAATAGTTCAGTGGGCATTGATGCGCTACAACATTATTAAAGGAAATGAAGAAACAGAATTAAAATATAAAACGTCAATTAATTTTGATGCACATAATTTTATTGCCGATTTCGCAATTAACCATTGGCATTACAAAACTAATGAGCTGCCAATTGATTCACCGCTTTTAAGTATTTTTGAATATAGTGACGAAAATATTGTCTGTCATGACCACTCTTGTACTTCACTATAA
- a CDS encoding group III truncated hemoglobin, producing MSDKKVINFRNCDLDSELEITELMKRFYSDVAQDDLLGHVFNDVAHVDWNEHLVKIKDFWCRMLLGIGDYRGNPLETHVKIHQLENFTHDEFRRWLELFQAHVDAGWEGPYAQEIKRKAVKVALVHSRLLIGEPLDVLLTIDEKKPDVK from the coding sequence ATGAGTGATAAAAAAGTTATTAACTTTAGAAATTGTGATTTAGATAGTGAATTAGAAATTACAGAATTGATGAAACGTTTCTATAGCGATGTTGCCCAAGATGACTTACTCGGACATGTATTTAATGATGTTGCTCATGTCGATTGGAATGAACATTTAGTCAAAATTAAAGATTTTTGGTGCAGAATGCTTCTTGGCATTGGTGATTACCGGGGTAATCCTCTTGAAACCCATGTAAAGATACATCAATTAGAAAATTTTACACATGATGAATTCCGTCGATGGTTAGAACTTTTTCAAGCACACGTTGATGCAGGTTGGGAAGGACCATACGCCCAAGAAATAAAACGTAAGGCAGTCAAAGTAGCATTAGTTCATAGTCGTCTACTAATAGGTGAACCATTAGATGTATTGTTAACTATTGATGAAAAAAAGCCCGACGTTAAATAA
- a CDS encoding LPXTG cell wall anchor domain-containing protein, with amino-acid sequence MKKLWKTASLLLTPILVLGLQFGNIGLAHAAGNAELSISSDIQYSNTGFYISIYNSQDSDTISEFTINNIATNATLEDGFIDAVPLQGADPGSFNTATNTWTGSLEPGDTISILYKIHVTTPVGSTVSITSNIVSSKLVGGAVNVDTTLSNDTATSSFIETLHSDLNVSTRLKTTGTILETTDVTYEVTIENAGLGEYVDNGFFYLVFIMPEDSTFVSMTDTNLSDEVEVNQCNNIGPIENLGFVALNSYSYTGNLMLCPLGTTANLPSGTNYKFEFTMTAGPVFAAGNASVLVLGQGNDVDTLKIWRALAFQTDPFADDTGNFIFLSYDPSELSATSSLCPGQSAISNDGNGCFSISFNKDIYDESFGLDDIVVTGSGTASSLTKVGDNLWELRIVNIGLGQTANISLNTGGIIDLSAVQSAARVLGITAIRYEIAVAQDTTSDTLRSASGTLAETGTSSSNMLTALTLMFTGFALLLTSKYRKKNIV; translated from the coding sequence ATGAAGAAACTCTGGAAAACTGCAAGCTTATTGTTGACACCCATTTTGGTTTTGGGTTTGCAGTTTGGCAATATTGGTCTTGCTCACGCTGCTGGAAATGCTGAATTAAGTATCAGTTCCGATATTCAATATTCAAATACAGGGTTCTATATAAGTATCTACAATAGTCAAGATAGCGATACTATCTCAGAGTTTACAATTAATAATATTGCGACGAATGCAACACTTGAAGATGGATTTATTGATGCAGTACCCCTACAAGGCGCTGACCCTGGGTCATTTAACACTGCCACAAATACCTGGACAGGATCTTTAGAACCTGGAGATACTATAAGCATTCTTTACAAAATTCATGTTACAACACCTGTTGGTTCAACTGTTTCAATTACGTCAAATATTGTATCTAGTAAATTAGTTGGTGGTGCTGTAAATGTTGATACTACCTTGAGTAATGATACAGCAACATCTAGCTTTATCGAAACCTTACATTCGGATTTAAATGTTTCAACTCGCCTAAAAACTACAGGTACTATTTTGGAAACTACAGATGTTACTTACGAAGTTACTATCGAAAATGCAGGACTTGGTGAATATGTGGATAATGGGTTTTTCTATCTTGTCTTCATTATGCCCGAAGATTCAACTTTTGTCAGCATGACTGACACTAATTTAAGTGATGAAGTAGAAGTTAATCAGTGCAATAATATAGGTCCTATAGAGAATCTCGGTTTTGTTGCTTTGAACTCATATAGTTATACGGGTAACTTAATGTTATGCCCTTTAGGAACAACAGCTAATTTGCCAAGTGGTACTAATTATAAGTTCGAATTTACTATGACTGCTGGGCCAGTTTTTGCAGCTGGTAATGCAAGTGTTCTCGTCTTAGGACAAGGAAACGATGTCGATACTCTTAAGATTTGGAGAGCCTTGGCTTTTCAGACCGATCCGTTCGCTGATGATACTGGTAATTTTATATTTCTTTCGTACGATCCTTCTGAATTGTCTGCGACTTCGAGTTTGTGTCCTGGCCAGTCTGCTATTTCAAATGATGGCAATGGTTGTTTTAGTATTTCCTTTAATAAGGATATTTATGACGAATCATTTGGTTTGGATGATATTGTTGTAACTGGTTCGGGAACTGCAAGTTCGTTAACCAAAGTTGGTGATAATCTGTGGGAACTTCGTATTGTTAATATTGGTCTTGGCCAAACTGCAAATATTAGTTTAAATACAGGTGGGATCATAGATCTATCTGCTGTTCAAAGCGCTGCACGTGTATTAGGTATTACAGCAATTCGTTATGAAATAGCAGTTGCACAAGATACGACTTCTGACACATTGAGATCTGCAAGCGGTACATTAGCCGAAACAGGAACCAGCAGTTCAAATATGCTCACAGCCCTCACTTTGATGTTTACAGGTTTCGCACTATTGCTAACAAGTAAATATCGTAAAAAGAATATTGTATAG